One Paenibacillus sp. FSL H7-0737 DNA segment encodes these proteins:
- a CDS encoding metal ABC transporter permease, translating into MIDYFSSLLNIPIYALNAGLSAIILGIVSGVLGSFIVLRKMSLMGDALSHAVLPGVALSYILGINILVGASLFGLLAAILIQFITSRSNIKSDTSIGIILSSFFALGIVLITFAKSGLDLTHILFGNILAVPQSELMQSFIIMLVVIAIISLLYKELLISSFDPVVSKAFGLKTGFYHYLLMMLLSVVTVSSLSQVGIVLVIAMLVIPAATSYLWTNKLIHMIILASTIGAVSGIIGVIISFRFNLPTSATIVLVGVSLFAISFIISPKNNFLRKGVKQG; encoded by the coding sequence ATGATTGATTATTTCTCATCATTATTAAACATTCCGATCTATGCGCTTAACGCCGGATTGTCTGCTATCATTCTCGGCATTGTTTCAGGGGTTTTAGGAAGTTTTATTGTACTTAGAAAAATGTCATTAATGGGAGATGCTTTATCTCATGCTGTATTACCAGGTGTGGCGTTATCTTATATTTTAGGGATCAACATTCTTGTAGGAGCTTCATTGTTTGGACTTTTAGCGGCCATCCTCATTCAATTCATAACAAGTCGCAGCAATATCAAAAGTGATACCTCGATCGGAATTATTCTCAGCTCATTTTTCGCTCTAGGAATTGTCTTAATCACTTTCGCCAAGAGCGGGCTTGATCTAACTCATATTTTATTCGGTAACATCTTAGCCGTCCCGCAGTCCGAGTTAATGCAATCATTTATTATCATGCTTGTTGTTATTGCCATCATTTCATTGTTGTATAAAGAGCTGTTAATTAGCTCGTTTGATCCTGTCGTCTCTAAGGCATTTGGTTTAAAAACGGGATTCTATCATTATTTATTGATGATGCTGTTATCCGTGGTTACTGTGTCCTCATTATCTCAAGTAGGCATTGTGCTTGTGATTGCAATGCTAGTTATTCCAGCAGCTACATCATATCTTTGGACAAATAAGCTGATCCATATGATTATCCTGGCTTCCACCATCGGCGCTGTATCTGGAATTATAGGTGTGATCATTAGCTTCAGATTCAATTTACCTACAAGTGCCACCATTGTTCTAGTAGGGGTAAGTTTGTTTGCTATATCATTTATTATCTCGCCCAAAAATAATTTTCTAAGAAAAGGGGTTAAACAAGGATGA
- a CDS encoding metal ABC transporter ATP-binding protein translates to MEIRNLNVDYFGNSALENVNIDIPFGYTIGIIGPNGAGKSTFIKSLLEVIKKRSGTVRVEGKDISEYKRKIAYVPQKNDIDLTFPITVNDTVLTGTYPNLRIFQRPGKKERQRVEECMAMVDISDLANKQISNLSGGQLQRVFIARALAQKADVFFLDEPFVGIDLVSEKIIVKLLKQLREEGKTILIVHHDLHEVEEYFDKVIILNKKLIAFGDVKDTFTADNILNAYGASLGNLVIKGMGGAEND, encoded by the coding sequence ATTGAAATTAGAAACCTAAACGTGGATTATTTCGGTAATTCAGCGCTAGAAAATGTAAATATCGATATTCCCTTTGGGTATACCATCGGAATTATCGGGCCAAATGGTGCAGGAAAATCGACATTCATTAAGTCATTGTTAGAAGTAATCAAGAAAAGAAGCGGAACGGTGAGGGTAGAGGGAAAAGACATTTCTGAGTATAAACGGAAGATCGCATATGTACCGCAAAAAAATGATATTGACCTTACTTTTCCAATCACAGTGAACGATACAGTGCTAACTGGAACCTATCCAAACTTAAGAATCTTCCAGCGCCCCGGGAAAAAAGAGCGGCAACGCGTCGAGGAATGTATGGCCATGGTAGATATAAGTGATCTTGCAAATAAACAAATTAGTAATTTGTCTGGAGGACAACTACAAAGAGTTTTTATTGCCAGAGCGCTTGCCCAAAAAGCGGATGTATTTTTTTTAGACGAACCTTTTGTCGGTATAGATCTAGTCAGTGAAAAAATCATTGTAAAACTGCTTAAACAGCTTCGCGAAGAAGGGAAAACCATATTGATCGTTCATCATGATTTACATGAAGTCGAAGAATACTTTGACAAAGTAATCATTCTCAATAAAAAGCTTATTGCTTTTGGCGATGTGAAAGACACCTTTACAGCCGACAATATCCTAAATGCTTACGGGGCTTCCTTAGGTAATCTTGTAATCAAAGGAATGGGGGGCGCCGAAAATGATTGA
- a CDS encoding aryl-sulfate sulfotransferase — protein MGHSTIFPTGATVYNPSKAWSGYTVFQAGEEGVVLIDMNGKEVHLWKGLLGFPAKIFPGGYVLGSTGRRDPKFGIQDNVDLVQVDWDGNIVWKYNSYEHIEDPGYEPLWYARQHHDYQREGNPVGYFAPGLEPKVDGGKTLILAHKNIYNHQISDKQLLDDTIIEVDWEGNIVWEWAPNEHFAELGFDEAAKNVLFRDPNSRSFGNLGGGVGDWLHINSASYVGPNKFYDAGDERFHPDNVIWDAREANIIAITDKRTGAIVWRIGPDYSLPELKHIDWIIGQHHAHIIPKGLPGEGNLLVFDNGGWGGYGLPNPSSPFGQKNALRDYSRILEINPVTLEIEWQYTAAEAGFSVPTDSYKFYSPYISSAQRLPNGNTLITEGSNGRLFEVTPEHELVWEYISPYNDSRNTNMVYRSYRVPYAWVPQLEKPEEQAIEPIDVTQFRVPGAAPKGSDSVVNVATTLPFVEGAACVATTDEGSSRKAN, from the coding sequence ATGGGACATTCAACCATATTTCCAACTGGAGCAACCGTATATAATCCGAGCAAAGCGTGGAGTGGCTATACCGTATTTCAAGCGGGTGAAGAAGGTGTTGTACTGATTGATATGAACGGTAAAGAAGTGCATCTGTGGAAGGGGCTGCTCGGGTTTCCGGCTAAAATCTTCCCTGGTGGTTATGTGCTAGGCAGTACAGGAAGGAGAGATCCCAAATTTGGCATTCAGGATAATGTAGATCTGGTGCAGGTCGATTGGGACGGTAACATTGTATGGAAATATAACAGCTATGAACATATAGAAGATCCGGGTTATGAACCGCTCTGGTATGCCCGCCAGCATCATGATTATCAGCGCGAGGGCAATCCAGTAGGTTATTTTGCACCAGGGCTAGAGCCTAAGGTTGACGGTGGCAAAACCCTAATCCTCGCTCACAAAAATATCTACAACCACCAAATCTCCGACAAGCAGCTGCTGGATGACACGATTATCGAAGTGGATTGGGAAGGGAATATCGTTTGGGAGTGGGCTCCGAATGAACATTTTGCAGAGCTAGGCTTTGATGAAGCGGCGAAAAACGTCTTATTCCGTGATCCTAACTCACGCTCCTTCGGGAATCTGGGGGGCGGTGTGGGTGACTGGTTGCATATCAATTCAGCTTCGTATGTAGGACCTAATAAGTTTTACGATGCAGGCGATGAGCGTTTCCATCCAGATAACGTGATCTGGGATGCACGGGAAGCGAATATTATCGCAATTACAGATAAGCGTACCGGGGCTATCGTGTGGAGAATCGGTCCAGACTACTCACTGCCAGAATTGAAGCATATCGATTGGATCATTGGCCAGCATCATGCGCACATCATTCCGAAGGGCTTGCCGGGAGAAGGAAACCTGCTCGTATTTGATAACGGAGGTTGGGGCGGTTATGGTCTTCCCAATCCATCTTCACCCTTTGGGCAAAAAAATGCACTTCGCGACTACTCTCGAATTCTAGAGATTAATCCAGTGACACTCGAAATTGAATGGCAGTATACCGCGGCAGAAGCAGGCTTCTCCGTTCCGACGGATTCCTACAAATTCTACAGTCCTTATATCAGCTCAGCACAGCGGCTTCCGAATGGCAACACCTTAATAACGGAAGGATCTAACGGTAGACTTTTCGAGGTTACACCAGAGCATGAACTGGTCTGGGAATATATCTCACCGTATAACGATTCCAGAAATACAAACATGGTTTACCGTTCCTATCGTGTGCCTTATGCGTGGGTACCACAGCTGGAGAAGCCGGAAGAACAAGCGATTGAGCCGATAGATGTCACGCAGTTCAGAGTACCAGGAGCTGCACCTAAGGGATCGGATTCGGTAGTGAACGTGGCAACAACCCTGCCGTTTGTTGAGGGGGCTGCTTGTGTGGCGACGACTGATGAAGGTAGTAGCCGCAAAGCCAACTAA
- a CDS encoding metal ABC transporter substrate-binding protein, translating to MKKTIKMLSLTMFILLFTACSTVSEGEADHDKLKIVATYSIIADMTENIVGEKAEVYSMVPIGTDPHMYDPLPKDTSKVSSADLVFYNGLNLETGKGWFQDLLDVTNKKDVAFAVSDEVTPMYLTEKGKETQEDPHAWLDVQNAIKYVDIITKHVIEKDPDNKEFYLNNQSEYVKKLNELDQYAKEAVKKVPQEKRILVTSEGAFKYFSKAYGFESAFIWEINTDSQGTPEQMKNIIKIIDENQVPALFLETSVNPKTMETISNETGVPIHSKIFTDSLAKKGEEGDTYIKMIKWNIDKVVEGLSS from the coding sequence ATGAAAAAAACAATAAAGATGCTCTCTTTGACAATGTTCATCTTGCTATTTACCGCATGTTCAACCGTTAGTGAGGGAGAAGCAGACCATGACAAATTGAAGATTGTTGCAACCTACTCCATTATCGCGGATATGACCGAAAACATTGTAGGGGAAAAAGCTGAGGTCTATAGCATGGTTCCCATCGGAACAGACCCGCATATGTACGATCCATTACCTAAGGATACAAGTAAAGTATCTAGTGCAGATTTAGTTTTTTATAACGGATTGAACCTGGAAACAGGTAAGGGGTGGTTCCAAGACCTTCTTGATGTCACTAATAAAAAGGATGTCGCTTTTGCCGTCTCAGATGAAGTAACTCCAATGTACCTAACAGAAAAAGGTAAAGAAACTCAAGAAGATCCTCATGCCTGGCTTGATGTTCAGAATGCTATTAAATATGTAGATATCATCACTAAACATGTAATCGAAAAAGATCCGGACAACAAAGAATTTTATCTGAATAACCAATCAGAATATGTTAAGAAACTTAATGAATTGGATCAATATGCAAAAGAAGCGGTAAAAAAAGTCCCGCAGGAGAAACGTATTTTGGTTACAAGCGAAGGGGCATTTAAATATTTTTCAAAAGCCTACGGATTTGAATCCGCATTTATTTGGGAAATCAATACCGATAGTCAAGGAACGCCAGAACAAATGAAAAATATAATTAAAATCATTGATGAAAATCAAGTGCCGGCTTTATTTTTGGAAACGAGCGTTAATCCGAAAACAATGGAAACCATCTCCAATGAAACGGGTGTACCGATACATTCTAAGATTTTCACCGATTCTTTAGCTAAGAAAGGCGAAGAAGGCGACACATACATTAAGATGATTAAATGGAATATTGATAAAGTCGTTGAAGGATTGTCGTCATAA
- a CDS encoding ABC transporter ATP-binding protein, with the protein MSSPAKQHTIHIEQLRKSYSESAAGDVHYIIKDVDLVIKGGEFFVLLGPSGCGKSTLLNMIAGFVSKSGGNLRVDNEEVNKPGRDRAVVFQQADSSLFPWLTVRENVEFGLRMKKIAKAERRTISDRFIGLVGLNGHEEKFPKELSGGMKQRVQLARVLANDPAILLMDEPFGALDAMTRRTMQKELVNIWQQTHKTVIFVTHDIQEALLLGERIGIMSVGPSSNITDIYDNTLPYPRDVASAEFYSLYNQIQSHFEE; encoded by the coding sequence ATGTCATCACCTGCTAAGCAGCACACCATTCATATTGAGCAGCTTCGCAAGAGCTACAGTGAGTCAGCCGCTGGAGATGTTCATTATATTATTAAAGATGTGGATCTCGTAATCAAAGGCGGAGAGTTCTTCGTTCTACTCGGTCCAAGTGGCTGCGGAAAGTCGACGCTGCTGAATATGATCGCCGGATTTGTTTCCAAATCTGGCGGTAACCTTCGGGTGGATAACGAAGAGGTGAATAAGCCTGGCAGAGATCGGGCTGTTGTATTTCAGCAAGCAGATTCCTCTTTATTCCCTTGGCTAACGGTTCGAGAGAATGTGGAGTTTGGACTGCGAATGAAGAAAATCGCAAAGGCTGAACGGCGCACGATATCGGATAGGTTCATCGGACTTGTAGGACTGAACGGGCATGAGGAGAAGTTCCCGAAGGAGCTATCGGGAGGCATGAAGCAGCGTGTTCAGCTGGCACGGGTGCTTGCCAATGATCCAGCGATCCTGCTGATGGATGAACCCTTTGGTGCGCTTGATGCGATGACCCGGAGGACGATGCAGAAAGAACTGGTCAACATCTGGCAACAGACGCATAAGACGGTGATTTTTGTAACCCATGATATTCAGGAAGCCTTGCTATTGGGGGAACGGATCGGCATTATGTCTGTAGGCCCTTCCTCTAACATCACGGACATTTATGACAATACGCTGCCTTATCCACGGGACGTAGCCTCAGCGGAATTTTATTCGCTATACAACCAGATTCAGAGCCATTTCGAAGAATAG
- a CDS encoding ABC transporter substrate-binding protein, which produces MKKSWISSSFLLLSLSVVILLSGCSSKGDASSSKDGALNGKKETLKIKIADINTNPTFRVALDKGIFAKHGINAELVNFGSPAEGVNALFIKQVDVAFGADFPLLNAVSKGDYAIIASAGLATDEASTEWKLFVQDDIKTAEELKSKKLSFIRGTFIPYLWDEYLKEHNIALSDMELIGQGAFDESYIALKQGAVDGAWFYGSVLNDKLGALAGVHELTDMSKTTVRLGMGIVAGNDFVTKNPEGIANFLAAVDEAGGYAQAHPDEVADLMYEEVKQPKESTIKDLPNNPWALGFTQAAYDSLTKQKKYMVDNGIIEKDFDLDSKLNLEPLTKALPEKVTYKK; this is translated from the coding sequence GTGAAAAAGTCATGGATCAGCTCAAGCTTTCTGCTCTTATCCTTATCCGTTGTTATCCTATTATCAGGTTGCAGCTCCAAAGGTGATGCGTCGTCCTCTAAAGATGGAGCATTGAACGGCAAAAAAGAGACATTGAAGATTAAAATCGCTGACATCAATACGAATCCAACCTTTCGTGTGGCATTAGATAAAGGTATCTTCGCCAAACACGGGATAAACGCCGAACTAGTCAACTTTGGTTCCCCGGCAGAAGGTGTAAATGCACTCTTCATTAAACAGGTAGATGTTGCTTTCGGGGCCGATTTTCCCTTGTTGAACGCAGTGTCGAAAGGAGATTACGCTATCATCGCCTCTGCGGGTCTGGCGACAGATGAAGCTTCTACAGAATGGAAGCTGTTCGTACAGGATGATATCAAGACAGCTGAGGAATTGAAAAGCAAGAAGCTGAGCTTTATTCGTGGAACCTTCATTCCGTACCTTTGGGATGAATATTTAAAAGAGCATAACATCGCGCTCAGTGATATGGAATTGATAGGGCAGGGAGCCTTTGACGAATCTTATATCGCTTTGAAGCAAGGGGCTGTGGATGGTGCATGGTTCTATGGTTCAGTTCTTAATGATAAGCTGGGTGCCCTTGCAGGCGTACATGAGCTGACGGATATGTCCAAAACAACCGTGCGGTTAGGGATGGGCATTGTAGCAGGGAATGATTTTGTAACGAAAAATCCAGAGGGGATCGCGAACTTTCTCGCAGCAGTGGATGAAGCAGGGGGCTATGCCCAGGCTCATCCAGATGAGGTTGCTGATTTGATGTACGAGGAAGTGAAGCAGCCTAAGGAATCGACGATCAAAGATCTTCCGAACAATCCATGGGCGCTCGGATTCACGCAGGCGGCCTATGACAGTCTGACGAAGCAGAAGAAATATATGGTCGACAATGGAATCATCGAGAAGGATTTCGATCTGGATAGCAAGCTGAATCTTGAACCGCTAACCAAAGCTTTGCCGGAAAAAGTCACGTATAAGAAATAG
- a CDS encoding ABC transporter substrate-binding protein — protein sequence MKKGIKNQLSMGLMLSLLVLLLAACGNSAKADESTNGNAGTKELSLTEIESKAKEEGSVISVGMPDSWANWKDTWSDMSSKYGLTHSDTDMSSAEEIAKFDAEKDKPTADIGDVGIAFGSVAVDKGVTQPYKTTYWDEIPNWAKDKDGNWIVGYQGTISFLTNTKLVANPPKSWEDLKNGNYKIIVGDVTKAAQAQMAVLAAAIAFGGDESNIEPGIAFFEDLAKKGRLSNAEASLANIEKGEVEVTLLWDFNALNYRDQINKDGFAVAIPKEGSVVSGYATIINKYAPHPNAAKLTRQYILSDEGQINLAKGYARPIRDSVILPDDVAAKLLPKEEYVNAKPVGDYKVWEETAKTIPQLWQERVLVHLN from the coding sequence ATGAAAAAAGGGATCAAAAATCAATTATCGATGGGTCTAATGTTATCCTTGCTCGTCCTGTTGCTTGCTGCTTGTGGAAATTCGGCTAAGGCTGACGAATCAACGAATGGAAATGCTGGCACCAAAGAATTAAGTCTGACCGAGATCGAGAGTAAAGCTAAAGAAGAGGGCAGTGTTATCAGCGTGGGAATGCCGGATTCCTGGGCGAACTGGAAAGATACATGGAGTGATATGAGTAGTAAGTATGGTCTTACACATTCAGATACGGATATGTCGAGTGCGGAGGAAATTGCCAAGTTTGATGCGGAAAAAGATAAACCAACGGCTGACATCGGAGATGTAGGGATCGCTTTTGGATCGGTTGCCGTGGATAAAGGAGTAACACAACCTTATAAAACGACCTACTGGGATGAGATCCCTAATTGGGCTAAGGATAAGGACGGGAATTGGATTGTCGGCTATCAAGGGACGATTTCGTTTCTGACAAACACCAAGCTCGTGGCTAATCCACCGAAGAGCTGGGAAGATCTGAAGAACGGAAATTACAAAATCATCGTAGGTGATGTAACCAAAGCTGCTCAAGCGCAGATGGCTGTATTGGCCGCGGCGATTGCTTTTGGTGGCGATGAGTCGAACATTGAACCGGGGATTGCTTTTTTCGAAGATTTAGCTAAAAAAGGACGTCTCTCCAATGCAGAAGCTTCTCTTGCTAACATTGAAAAAGGGGAAGTAGAAGTTACCCTGCTGTGGGATTTCAACGCTTTGAACTATAGAGATCAGATCAACAAAGATGGCTTCGCGGTAGCCATTCCGAAGGAAGGCAGTGTGGTGAGCGGTTATGCAACGATCATCAACAAATATGCGCCGCATCCTAACGCTGCGAAGCTGACACGTCAATACATCCTTAGTGATGAAGGACAGATTAATCTTGCCAAAGGGTACGCTCGTCCGATCCGTGACAGTGTAATACTGCCGGATGATGTTGCGGCTAAGCTGCTGCCAAAAGAGGAGTATGTTAACGCTAAGCCTGTTGGCGATTACAAGGTATGGGAAGAAACAGCGAAGACCATTCCACAGTTATGGCAGGAACGTGTGCTTGTGCATTTGAACTAG
- a CDS encoding ABC transporter permease, translating into MKQKSRGVILALIPFALMVLAFQLVPVLSMLTGSFQKADGTGLTLGNYLHALQSAYYMQAIKNSLLISLTSSLIGIIVGLFCAYCITRFTPRVRDRLLMLSNMTSNFAGVPLAFAYIILLGNNGVFTLLFKQWGWSVFTDFDLYSWSGLILVYVYFQVPLALLLLYPSFYGIREQWREAASLLGAGPWQFWKTIGLPILTPAIFGTLGILFANAMGAYATAYALVGGNYNLLAVRIGSLVAGDVVTQPEMGSTLAVLLGLTTILAVYLNHLMVRRTERFGAKALSKPDVKTKSSRRLWTAASEEVGQ; encoded by the coding sequence TTGAAACAGAAAAGCCGCGGTGTGATCCTGGCACTCATTCCGTTTGCACTGATGGTGTTGGCATTTCAGCTGGTGCCTGTATTGTCCATGCTGACGGGAAGTTTCCAAAAGGCCGATGGAACTGGACTTACGCTAGGCAATTACCTGCATGCACTGCAAAGTGCCTATTACATGCAGGCAATCAAGAACAGCTTGCTGATCTCTTTAACCTCAAGTCTGATAGGGATCATTGTCGGACTTTTTTGTGCATATTGTATTACTCGGTTCACTCCGAGGGTAAGGGACAGACTCTTAATGCTGTCGAATATGACCTCTAACTTCGCAGGAGTTCCGCTGGCTTTTGCGTATATTATTTTGCTTGGTAACAATGGAGTGTTTACGCTCTTATTCAAACAGTGGGGCTGGAGTGTTTTTACCGATTTTGATTTATATAGCTGGTCTGGTCTGATTCTGGTGTATGTCTATTTTCAGGTTCCATTAGCCTTACTGCTCTTGTATCCATCCTTTTACGGAATTCGTGAGCAGTGGAGAGAGGCGGCGTCCTTGCTGGGAGCAGGACCGTGGCAGTTCTGGAAGACGATTGGGCTGCCAATTCTAACTCCGGCGATCTTCGGCACACTGGGAATACTGTTTGCCAATGCGATGGGTGCCTATGCAACGGCATATGCTTTGGTTGGCGGGAATTATAATCTGCTGGCGGTACGTATCGGTTCACTGGTTGCTGGAGATGTGGTTACTCAGCCAGAAATGGGGAGTACGCTTGCTGTTCTACTGGGTCTGACTACGATTTTGGCCGTCTATTTGAATCATCTGATGGTTCGGCGAACGGAGAGATTTGGAGCTAAAGCGCTCAGTAAACCGGATGTGAAAACCAAATCTTCTCGGCGCTTGTGGACAGCAGCTAGTGAGGAGGTGGGGCAATGA
- a CDS encoding ABC transporter permease, with product MNIRKAGFAPRTFMLMLMVYLLLPLLATGIYAFAQDWQNTLLPQAWTLNWFGEMFKDIRFLEALWTSLYLCLISVVLSLAVMLPAVFVITIYFPRWESFMKVIVVLPYAVPGVVAAVGLIRTYSSGLFDIAGTAYLLVGAYFVVILPYMYQGIRNSLLTVNAVELLHAAELLGARRRTAFMNVILPNIWPGVIVSTLLSFSVLFGEFVLTNMLVGGHIQTIQVYLYQRMGESGHLASAIAISYFLFILVLSMVLMKLGKKMGGGVKG from the coding sequence ATGAATATACGTAAAGCAGGCTTCGCTCCGCGCACTTTCATGCTAATGCTCATGGTGTATTTATTACTTCCACTGTTAGCAACCGGTATTTATGCCTTCGCGCAGGACTGGCAGAATACCTTGTTGCCTCAAGCTTGGACACTGAATTGGTTTGGAGAAATGTTTAAGGATATTCGTTTTTTGGAGGCGCTTTGGACCTCGCTGTATTTATGCCTGATTAGCGTGGTGCTGAGTCTGGCCGTGATGCTGCCAGCTGTTTTTGTCATCACCATTTATTTTCCGCGCTGGGAGAGCTTTATGAAAGTGATTGTTGTTCTGCCTTATGCGGTGCCTGGTGTAGTGGCTGCGGTGGGACTTATTCGTACCTATTCCTCTGGCCTCTTTGATATCGCTGGAACAGCTTATTTATTGGTGGGGGCGTATTTTGTGGTCATTCTTCCCTATATGTATCAGGGCATTCGCAATAGTCTGTTGACCGTTAACGCCGTAGAACTGCTGCATGCCGCAGAATTGCTTGGAGCCCGCCGCAGAACGGCTTTTATGAATGTGATTTTGCCAAATATCTGGCCTGGCGTTATCGTCTCTACCTTATTATCATTTTCCGTTCTGTTCGGTGAATTTGTTCTTACAAACATGCTAGTTGGCGGGCATATTCAGACGATTCAGGTGTATCTATATCAAAGAATGGGCGAAAGCGGACATTTAGCCAGTGCGATTGCCATCTCGTATTTTCTGTTTATTCTAGTTCTTTCGATGGTACTAATGAAGCTTGGCAAAAAGATGGGAGGAGGCGTTAAGGGATGA
- a CDS encoding MarR family winged helix-turn-helix transcriptional regulator produces MSDTYWRQLEETDWVFRKMVRRFVKERDKVAVAGISLPGMLILHKIIREGEQRLGDLADELDFTSGAITALSDKLEAGGFTVRRRKEGDRRTVMLDITDKGRKMAELNSNIGERCISLLFEGFTEEELVQQSHFYQRIISNLEGFSDILLKLVKENAEAEASPNLEQKPRAVTKKSNYLSY; encoded by the coding sequence ATGAGCGATACGTATTGGAGACAGCTGGAGGAGACGGACTGGGTATTCCGCAAGATGGTCCGCAGATTTGTAAAGGAACGGGATAAGGTTGCAGTAGCAGGCATCTCTTTACCCGGCATGCTGATTCTACATAAAATCATTCGCGAGGGTGAACAGCGGCTTGGGGATTTAGCAGATGAACTGGACTTTACGTCAGGTGCGATCACAGCTTTGAGCGATAAGCTTGAGGCAGGCGGATTTACTGTACGCAGACGTAAGGAAGGGGACCGCAGGACGGTGATGCTGGACATCACAGACAAAGGCCGGAAGATGGCAGAGCTTAACAGCAACATTGGGGAACGATGTATTTCGCTTCTGTTTGAGGGGTTCACGGAAGAGGAATTGGTGCAGCAAAGTCACTTTTATCAGCGGATCATTAGTAATCTCGAAGGATTCTCAGACATCTTGCTGAAGCTGGTGAAGGAGAATGCTGAGGCTGAAGCTTCTCCAAACCTTGAACAGAAGCCACGAGCAGTCACAAAGAAAAGTAATTATCTTAGCTATTAA
- a CDS encoding ABC transporter permease, translating to MKWVEKKWVSVSILWIAALCVWQLGAVIYGPDVIPGPWSTLKGGRELLEDGTLMQYIGISFYRVLIGWVLGSLMAIPVGLIIGKVNVIRIFAEPFLNFIRFIPPIAFITLFLVWFGIGEQSKIALIMYATFFIVVLNTLTGVMSVEEDKIRSARSMGASEWQILIHVIVPATIPYIFTGIRLAMGTSYMAIIGAEMIASNEGVGYLIWNSRLFFRTDWIFVGLFCLGFMGFFTDRLFGWFGKKVLYRYGVVSVAARRR from the coding sequence ATGAAATGGGTGGAAAAGAAATGGGTTTCTGTATCCATACTATGGATTGCCGCACTCTGCGTCTGGCAGCTTGGGGCAGTGATCTACGGTCCTGATGTGATCCCTGGACCCTGGAGTACGCTTAAGGGTGGACGGGAACTTCTAGAAGACGGAACTTTGATGCAATATATAGGGATAAGCTTTTACCGGGTGCTAATTGGCTGGGTACTCGGCAGTTTAATGGCGATTCCCGTAGGTCTGATTATTGGAAAGGTGAATGTGATTCGTATCTTTGCAGAGCCTTTTCTGAACTTTATTCGTTTTATCCCGCCGATTGCATTCATTACATTGTTTCTAGTGTGGTTTGGCATTGGGGAGCAGTCGAAGATTGCGTTGATTATGTACGCTACCTTTTTTATTGTGGTGCTGAATACCTTGACCGGTGTGATGTCCGTAGAGGAGGATAAAATCCGCTCAGCCCGTAGTATGGGCGCCAGTGAGTGGCAAATTCTGATTCATGTGATCGTCCCGGCGACGATACCGTATATTTTTACAGGCATCCGGTTAGCGATGGGAACCTCGTATATGGCGATTATCGGTGCGGAAATGATTGCTTCGAACGAAGGTGTAGGTTATCTGATTTGGAATTCCAGATTGTTTTTCCGGACAGATTGGATCTTTGTAGGGTTATTCTGTCTTGGCTTTATGGGCTTTTTCACGGATCGGTTATTTGGATGGTTCGGCAAGAAAGTGCTCTATAGATACGGCGTGGTAAGTGTGGCGGCGCGTAGAAGGTAG